One window of Paenibacillus sp. FSL K6-3182 genomic DNA carries:
- a CDS encoding carbohydrate ABC transporter permease: MHKPSISRKLFVVFNTLLLTAITLLGIIPFIHLLSISLSSNTAAMAGEVKLWPVGFSLDAYQYLGEKVEFFRSLWVSVQRVVLGTAVNMLLVFITAFPLAKSNHQFKFRTPYVWFFAITMFFGGGLIPTYIIVKDTGIIDSIWALVLPGALNVWNMVLMLNFFRSIPRELDEAAIIDGAGHWRVLWQIYLPVSLPSIATIGLFTIVGHWNSWFDGILYLNSPEKYPLQTYLSTLIMSINAQMSSMSIEQLKVMDNLSEKTLRNAQIFMGALPIMLVYPFLQKYFVKGMTVGSVKE, from the coding sequence ATACACAAACCATCAATCAGTAGAAAGCTTTTTGTCGTATTCAATACGTTGTTGTTAACAGCTATCACGCTGCTTGGTATTATCCCGTTTATTCATTTACTTTCCATCTCACTTAGCTCAAATACGGCAGCGATGGCGGGAGAAGTTAAGCTTTGGCCTGTCGGCTTCTCCTTGGATGCCTATCAATACTTGGGAGAGAAGGTTGAGTTCTTCCGATCATTATGGGTATCCGTACAGCGGGTCGTGCTTGGGACGGCTGTTAATATGCTGCTTGTATTTATTACCGCTTTTCCGCTTGCGAAATCTAATCATCAGTTTAAATTTAGAACCCCTTATGTATGGTTCTTTGCGATAACGATGTTTTTTGGCGGCGGCTTGATTCCTACGTATATCATTGTCAAAGATACAGGCATCATTGATTCGATTTGGGCGCTCGTTTTGCCGGGTGCTTTGAATGTATGGAATATGGTGCTCATGCTGAATTTCTTCAGATCCATTCCCAGAGAACTGGATGAGGCAGCGATAATTGACGGTGCGGGACACTGGCGTGTGCTTTGGCAAATTTATTTGCCTGTATCGCTTCCATCGATCGCAACGATTGGCTTGTTCACGATTGTTGGGCATTGGAACTCATGGTTTGATGGCATTCTTTACTTGAATTCACCAGAAAAGTATCCGTTGCAAACGTATCTGTCTACATTAATTATGTCGATTAATGCCCAAATGTCTTCCATGTCTATTGAGCAGCTTAAAGTGATGGACAACTTAAGCGAGAAGACACTTCGAAATGCGCAAATTTTTATGGGTGCTTTGCCCATTATGCTCGTATATCCGTTCTTGCAAAAGTATTTTGTTAAAGGCATGACCGTAGGAAGCGTCAAGGAATAG
- a CDS encoding ABC transporter permease subunit, which produces MRTLKKEYVLHLMLLPGVIATLIYAYGPMAGLVMAFQQFEPLSGFFKSEFVGFDNFRYVFALPDFGQVLWNTIIIAIFKMILFLLVPLILALLLNEVTRKWFSGFIQSAIFLPFFLSWTVLGGVVIELFSLSGPVNGLLTEIGFQPIMFMLDNDWFRGIVIGSDVWKGMGYNMIVMLAAIVGINATLYEAAEVDGAGKWKQVMHITLPGISPILILLGVLSLGGILNAGFEQILIMYNPTVYEGADIIDTFVYRLGMFSQQFGPAAAIGLFKSVISLGLVSITYYAAYKLNNYRIF; this is translated from the coding sequence ATGAGAACGCTGAAAAAAGAATATGTACTACATTTGATGTTACTGCCCGGTGTTATTGCTACATTGATCTATGCATACGGTCCTATGGCTGGCCTAGTGATGGCTTTTCAACAATTTGAACCATTATCCGGTTTTTTTAAATCTGAATTCGTAGGCTTTGACAATTTCCGTTACGTATTTGCGTTGCCGGATTTTGGTCAAGTGCTTTGGAATACGATCATTATTGCGATTTTCAAAATGATCCTGTTTTTGCTTGTTCCTCTTATTCTTGCGTTATTGCTAAATGAAGTGACAAGAAAATGGTTCTCAGGTTTCATTCAATCTGCCATCTTCCTTCCGTTCTTTCTGTCATGGACCGTGCTTGGCGGAGTCGTAATTGAATTGTTCTCGCTGAGCGGACCTGTTAATGGCTTATTAACCGAAATTGGATTTCAGCCGATTATGTTTATGCTCGACAATGACTGGTTCAGAGGCATTGTCATTGGATCAGATGTGTGGAAAGGCATGGGCTACAATATGATTGTTATGCTCGCTGCCATTGTAGGGATCAATGCAACGCTTTATGAAGCAGCAGAGGTTGACGGAGCAGGCAAATGGAAGCAAGTGATGCACATTACGCTTCCAGGCATTTCCCCGATACTCATTTTGCTAGGCGTATTAAGCTTAGGCGGAATTCTAAATGCTGGCTTCGAACAAATTCTAATTATGTATAACCCGACCGTTTATGAAGGCGCAGATATCATTGATACATTCGTTTATCGACTAGGGATGTTCAGCCAGCAATTCGGACCGGCAGCGGCAATCGGCCTCTTTAAATCGGTCATTTCATTAGGGTTAGTATCCATTACCTACTATGCGGCTTATAAACTTAACAACTACAGAATATTCTAG